Proteins encoded together in one Mycobacterium simiae window:
- the tuf gene encoding elongation factor Tu, translating to MAKAKFERTKPHVNIGTIGHVDHGKTTLTAAITKVLHDKYPDLNESRAFDQIDNAPEERQRGITINISHVEYQTEKRHYAHVDAPGHADYIKNMITGAAQMDGAILVVAATDGPMPQTREHVLLARQVGVPYILVALNKADAVDDEELLELVELEVRELLAAQEFDEEAPVIRVSALKALEGDAKWVASVEELMDAVDESIPDPVRETDKPFLMPVEDVFTITGRGTVVTGRVERGMINVNEEVEIVGIRPTSTKTTVTGVEMFRKLLDQGQAGDNVGLLLRGIKREDVERGQVVTKPGTTTPHTEFEGQVYILSKDEGGRHTPFFNNYRPQFYFRTTDVTGVVTLPEGTEMVMPGDNTNISVKLIQPVAMDEGLRFAIREGGRTVGAGRVVKINK from the coding sequence GTGGCGAAGGCGAAGTTTGAAAGGACCAAGCCCCACGTCAACATCGGGACCATTGGTCACGTTGACCACGGCAAGACCACACTGACCGCGGCGATCACCAAGGTTCTGCACGACAAGTACCCGGACCTGAACGAGTCGCGCGCGTTCGACCAGATCGACAACGCGCCCGAGGAGCGTCAGCGCGGTATCACGATCAACATCTCCCACGTGGAGTACCAGACCGAGAAGCGGCACTACGCACACGTCGACGCCCCGGGGCACGCCGACTACATCAAGAACATGATCACCGGCGCCGCCCAGATGGACGGTGCGATCCTGGTGGTCGCCGCCACCGACGGCCCGATGCCGCAGACGCGTGAGCACGTGCTGCTCGCCCGTCAGGTGGGTGTGCCGTACATCCTGGTCGCCCTGAACAAGGCCGACGCCGTCGACGACGAGGAGCTGCTCGAGCTCGTCGAGCTGGAGGTCCGCGAGCTGCTGGCCGCTCAGGAGTTCGACGAGGAGGCCCCGGTGATCCGGGTGTCGGCGCTGAAGGCGCTCGAGGGCGACGCGAAGTGGGTCGCCTCCGTCGAGGAGCTGATGGACGCGGTTGACGAGTCGATCCCGGACCCGGTCCGCGAGACCGACAAGCCGTTCCTGATGCCGGTCGAGGACGTGTTCACGATCACCGGTCGTGGCACCGTGGTCACCGGCCGTGTCGAGCGCGGCATGATCAACGTCAACGAGGAAGTCGAGATCGTCGGCATCCGCCCGACCAGCACCAAGACCACGGTCACCGGCGTGGAAATGTTCCGCAAGCTGCTCGACCAGGGCCAGGCCGGCGACAACGTCGGTTTGCTGCTGCGTGGTATCAAGCGTGAGGACGTCGAGCGTGGCCAGGTTGTCACCAAGCCCGGCACCACCACCCCGCACACCGAGTTCGAGGGCCAGGTCTACATCCTGTCCAAGGACGAGGGCGGTCGGCACACGCCGTTCTTCAACAACTACCGTCCGCAGTTCTACTTCCGTACCACGGACGTGACTGGGGTGGTGACGTTGCCGGAGGGCACCGAAATGGTAATGCCTGGCGACAACACCAACATCTCGGTCAAGTTGATCCAGCCCGTCGCGATGGACGAGGGTCTGCGATTCGCGATTCGTGAGGGTGGCCGCACCGTCGGCGCCGGCCGGGTCGTCAAGATCAACAAGTAG
- a CDS encoding D-2-hydroxyacid dehydrogenase family protein, with amino-acid sequence MPRVAILDDYAGVALDLADWSAVQSRAEVTVFDRHLSEAEAAEVLRPFDVICTVRERMALPRTLIERLPNLKLITIVGRSLPNLDMAAATEHHVLVAHSDFSHPRFGRVRDATPEFAWGLMIATVRNLADEHARMRQGGWQSSVGVTLSGKTLGLLGLGRIGKRMAEYAQVFGMEVVAWSQNLTEETASAAGVRRVEKAALFESSDVVSIHVVLSDRTRGLVGAPELALMRPHAYLINTSRGPIVDEAALIAALQTGRIAGAGIDVFDVEPPDPEHPLRRLRNVTLSPHLGYVTRETLAAFYGESIEAVLAWLDGTPIRIANPEAAA; translated from the coding sequence ATGCCGCGAGTCGCGATACTCGACGACTATGCCGGCGTGGCCCTTGATCTCGCGGACTGGTCCGCGGTGCAGAGCCGGGCCGAGGTCACGGTATTCGACCGGCACCTGTCCGAAGCGGAGGCGGCGGAGGTGTTGCGCCCGTTCGATGTGATCTGTACCGTGCGCGAGCGAATGGCGTTGCCGCGCACGCTGATCGAGCGGCTGCCCAACCTGAAGCTGATCACCATCGTCGGCCGAAGCCTACCGAACCTCGACATGGCCGCCGCGACGGAACACCACGTCCTGGTTGCTCATTCGGACTTCAGCCATCCCCGGTTCGGCCGGGTCCGCGATGCCACGCCGGAATTCGCATGGGGTTTGATGATCGCGACGGTACGCAACCTGGCCGACGAGCATGCGCGGATGCGGCAGGGCGGTTGGCAGAGCAGCGTCGGCGTGACGCTTTCCGGCAAGACGCTCGGGCTGCTCGGTCTGGGCAGGATCGGCAAGCGAATGGCCGAGTACGCGCAGGTGTTCGGTATGGAAGTCGTTGCGTGGAGCCAGAATCTCACCGAGGAGACGGCATCGGCCGCCGGTGTGCGCCGGGTCGAAAAGGCGGCTCTATTCGAATCGTCGGATGTGGTCTCCATCCATGTGGTGCTCTCCGACCGGACGCGGGGTTTGGTCGGCGCGCCCGAACTGGCCCTGATGCGCCCGCACGCCTACCTGATCAACACTTCGAGGGGACCGATCGTCGACGAGGCGGCGCTAATCGCCGCGCTGCAAACCGGGCGCATCGCCGGGGCCGGCATCGACGTCTTCGACGTTGAACCGCCCGACCCCGAGCATCCGCTGCGGCGATTGCGGAATGTCACGCTGTCACCGCACCTCGGCTACGTCACGCGTGAAACGCTGGCCGCTTTCTACGGTGAGAGCATCGAGGCCGTGCTGGCCTGGCTGGACGGGACACCGATTCGGATCGCCAACCCGGAGGCGGCCGCCTAG
- the mftA gene encoding mycofactocin precursor MftA (Mycofactocin is a small molecule electron carrier derived from the final two amino acids, Val-Tyr, of MftA, the mycofactocin precursor. It plays a role in redox homeostasis and the metabolism of alcohols and aldehydes in Actinobacteria, including Mycobacterium tuberculosis.) has product MDRETETETELVTETLVEEVSIDGMCGVY; this is encoded by the coding sequence ATGGACCGCGAGACCGAGACCGAGACCGAACTCGTCACCGAGACTCTGGTTGAAGAGGTGTCCATCGACGGAATGTGCGGGGTCTACTGA
- a CDS encoding mycofactocin-coupled SDR family oxidoreductase gives MSGRDGSLQGRVAFITGAARAQGRAHAVRLAAAGADIIALDICAPASSTVTYTPATPEDLNETVRLVEAAGRKVLAREVDIRDDAALRQLVADGVEQFGRLDILVANAGVLSWGRVWELTDEQWDTVIGINLTGTWRTLRAVVPAMIEAGNGGSIVVVSSSAGIKATPGNGHYSASKHGLTALTNTLALELGEYDIRVNSIHPYSIDTPMIEPEAMMEVFAKHPSFVHSFPPMPLQPNGFMSPDEVADVVVWLAGDGAGTVTGAQIPVDKGALKY, from the coding sequence GTGTCGGGACGCGACGGATCACTACAGGGGCGGGTGGCTTTCATCACCGGCGCCGCCCGAGCGCAAGGTCGCGCGCACGCGGTACGCCTGGCCGCCGCCGGTGCCGACATCATCGCGCTCGACATCTGTGCTCCGGCGTCGAGCACCGTGACGTACACGCCGGCTACACCCGAGGATCTCAACGAGACCGTGCGCCTGGTAGAGGCTGCGGGCCGCAAGGTGCTGGCCCGGGAAGTCGACATCCGTGACGACGCCGCACTACGTCAGTTGGTGGCCGATGGTGTCGAGCAGTTCGGGCGCCTCGACATCCTGGTGGCCAACGCCGGCGTGTTGAGCTGGGGTCGCGTCTGGGAGCTGACCGATGAGCAATGGGACACCGTCATCGGCATCAACCTGACCGGAACTTGGCGCACCCTGCGCGCGGTGGTGCCCGCGATGATCGAGGCGGGCAACGGCGGGTCCATCGTCGTGGTGAGCTCGTCGGCCGGAATAAAGGCCACGCCCGGCAACGGTCACTACTCCGCCAGCAAGCACGGTCTGACCGCTCTGACCAACACCCTGGCGCTCGAGCTCGGCGAATACGACATCCGGGTCAACTCCATCCACCCGTACTCGATCGACACGCCGATGATCGAGCCCGAGGCCATGATGGAGGTCTTTGCCAAGCACCCCAGCTTCGTGCACAGCTTCCCGCCAATGCCTTTGCAGCCCAACGGCTTCATGTCGCCCGACGAGGTTGCCGACGTCGTCGTGTGGCTGGCGGGTGACGGTGCCGGTACGGTCACCGGAGCGCAGATCCCGGTTGATAAGGGCGCCCTAAAGTACTGA
- the mftB gene encoding mycofactocin biosynthesis chaperone MftB (MftB, a small protein, is a peptide chaperone that assists the radical SAM enzyme MftC in performing two modifications to the C-terminal Val-Tyr dipeptide of the mycofactocin precursor peptide, MftA. MftB's role is analogous to the role of PqqD in the biosynthesis of PQQ, a cofactor that derives entirely from a Tyr and a Glu in the precursor PqqA.) encodes MRGLLTVPAPAQARAAESRFDPDRGWRLHPQVAVRPEPFGALLYHFGTRKLSFLKNRTILAVVQSLPDHPDVQSALRAAGIDDRAQAPYLHALSVLVDSRMLVPQEDHL; translated from the coding sequence GTGCGGGGTCTACTGACCGTGCCCGCGCCCGCGCAGGCTCGGGCGGCGGAAAGCCGGTTCGACCCTGATCGCGGTTGGCGATTGCACCCGCAGGTCGCGGTTCGACCGGAACCGTTTGGCGCGCTGCTGTATCACTTTGGTACTCGCAAGCTCTCTTTTCTGAAGAACCGCACCATCCTTGCCGTGGTGCAATCGCTGCCCGACCACCCCGATGTCCAGTCGGCGCTGCGTGCCGCCGGCATCGACGACCGCGCGCAGGCACCGTACCTACACGCGCTGAGTGTGCTGGTCGATTCCCGCATGCTGGTGCCCCAGGAGGACCATCTATGA
- a CDS encoding NAD(P)/FAD-dependent oxidoreductase, with protein MSNNGIVIVGGGLAAARTAEQLRRSEYAGPVTIVSDEVHLPYDRPPLSKEVLRNEVDDVALKPREFYDEKNITLRLGVAATALDTTAQTLTLSDGTVLGYDELVIATGLIPRRIPAFPDLEGIRVLRSFDESLALREHAGKAQHAVVVGAGFIGCEVAASLRGRGVDVVLVEPQPTPLASVLGEQIGELVTRLHRAEGVDVRTGVSVAEVRGVDRVETVVLTDGTEIATDLVVVGIGSRPATDWLDGSGIEVDDGVVCDEAGRTSAPNVWALGDVASWRDATGHQARVEHWSNVADQARVVVPAMLGQDVPEVTVVPYFWSDQYDVKIQCLGEPEATDVVHLVEDDGRKFLAYYERDGMVVGVVGGGMPGKVMKARSKIAAAAPISELLG; from the coding sequence GTGAGCAATAACGGAATCGTGATCGTCGGGGGCGGGCTGGCCGCCGCCCGCACAGCCGAGCAATTGCGTCGATCCGAATACGCCGGACCCGTCACCATCGTCAGCGACGAGGTGCATCTGCCCTACGACCGTCCGCCGTTGTCCAAAGAAGTGCTGCGCAACGAGGTCGACGACGTCGCGCTCAAGCCGCGCGAATTCTACGACGAGAAGAACATCACGCTGCGCCTAGGCGTGGCAGCCACCGCCCTGGACACCACCGCGCAGACGCTCACCCTTTCCGACGGGACCGTGCTGGGCTACGACGAGCTGGTGATCGCGACGGGCCTGATCCCGCGACGCATTCCGGCGTTCCCCGACCTCGAGGGAATCCGCGTGCTGCGCTCGTTCGACGAGAGCCTGGCGCTGCGCGAGCACGCCGGCAAGGCGCAGCACGCCGTCGTGGTCGGCGCGGGCTTCATCGGTTGCGAGGTCGCCGCCAGCCTGCGCGGCCGCGGTGTCGACGTCGTGCTGGTGGAGCCGCAACCGACGCCGCTGGCGTCGGTACTCGGCGAGCAAATCGGCGAACTGGTGACGCGGCTGCATCGCGCCGAGGGTGTGGACGTGCGCACCGGTGTCAGCGTGGCCGAGGTGCGCGGTGTGGACCGGGTCGAGACCGTGGTGCTCACCGACGGCACCGAAATAGCGACCGACCTGGTGGTCGTCGGCATTGGGTCGCGGCCGGCCACGGATTGGCTGGACGGTAGCGGCATCGAGGTGGACGACGGGGTCGTCTGTGACGAGGCCGGCCGCACCAGCGCGCCGAACGTGTGGGCGCTGGGCGACGTGGCTTCCTGGCGCGACGCGACGGGACATCAAGCGCGCGTGGAGCATTGGAGTAACGTCGCCGATCAGGCTCGGGTTGTGGTGCCCGCTATGCTGGGCCAGGACGTGCCCGAGGTGACGGTGGTGCCGTACTTCTGGAGTGACCAGTACGACGTGAAGATCCAGTGCCTGGGCGAGCCGGAAGCAACCGACGTCGTCCATCTGGTCGAGGACGACGGTCGGAAGTTTCTGGCCTACTACGAGCGTGACGGGATGGTGGTCGGCGTGGTTGGTGGCGGGATGCCCGGCAAAGTGATGAAGGCACGCAGCAAGATTGCCGCCGCGGCCCCCATTTCCGAACTGCTGGGCTGA
- the mftR gene encoding mycofactocin system transcriptional regulator (MftR, the mycofactocin system transcriptional regulator, is an uncharacterized TetR family DNA-binding transcription factor. Its role is inferred by context. It occurs as part of the biosynthesis locus for mycofactocin, a partially characterized electron carrier derived from the terminal Val-Tyr dipeptide of the precursor peptide MftA, through a radical SAM enzyme-mediated process.), whose product MTLPHPRVGRRRSTSPQHITDVAIDLFTARGFAEVSVDDVAQAAGISRRTLFRYYASKNAILWGEFDVHLAHLRQLLDTVGPRVPLGTALRDALLSFNTFDDSETLRHRKRMRVILQTAELQAYSMTMYAGWRAVIAEFVARRSGAKTTDLAPQTVAWTMLGVALSAYEHWLRDESVPLPMALGNAFDVVGAGLESLEI is encoded by the coding sequence TTGACGCTTCCGCATCCGCGAGTGGGCCGGCGCCGCTCCACCTCGCCCCAGCACATCACCGACGTCGCCATCGACCTGTTCACCGCCAGAGGATTCGCCGAGGTGAGCGTCGACGATGTCGCGCAGGCTGCCGGCATCTCGCGACGAACGTTGTTCCGCTATTACGCGTCCAAGAATGCCATCCTCTGGGGGGAGTTCGACGTTCACCTCGCACACCTGCGGCAGCTGCTGGACACGGTCGGTCCGCGGGTGCCGCTGGGCACCGCGCTACGGGATGCCCTGTTGTCTTTCAACACCTTTGACGACTCCGAAACCCTCCGGCACCGCAAGCGGATGCGCGTCATCCTGCAGACCGCGGAATTGCAGGCATACTCGATGACGATGTATGCCGGCTGGCGTGCGGTGATCGCGGAGTTCGTCGCGCGGCGCTCGGGGGCGAAGACCACCGACCTGGCTCCGCAGACCGTCGCCTGGACAATGCTCGGGGTGGCGTTATCGGCCTACGAGCATTGGCTGCGCGACGAATCCGTTCCCCTGCCCATGGCGCTCGGCAATGCCTTTGACGTCGTCGGCGCGGGACTGGAGAGCCTGGAAATATGA
- a CDS encoding DUF2332 domain-containing protein translates to MTMTNEHLLHTLRSQGRFCGASGSAMYDDLFELVASDVEHGGIFAAILSGHEDDSSGAAVPLRLLGGLHRLVLDGRASALRRWYPSTGGSWDADRAWPEITAIASEHADTLRAALGHPPQTNEVGRSAALIGALLRVNHQTRLPIRLFEIGCSAGLNLRADRYHYRYGGGQWGPATSPVVIDDAWHDQLPPPGDVRIVARHGYDIAPVDVTGDDGELTALSYVWPDQAARLARLRGAIAVARAVPAQLVRQTAADAVAGMTLADSTLTVLWHSITWQYLSEEQRRRVRVGVDALGARAHTAAPFAHVTMEPARGTDGALRFLVRARRWPGGDSAVLGECHAHGAPVHWR, encoded by the coding sequence ATGACCATGACCAACGAGCATCTGCTGCACACGCTGCGATCGCAGGGACGATTCTGCGGCGCCTCGGGCTCCGCGATGTACGACGACCTGTTCGAACTGGTGGCCTCCGACGTCGAGCACGGCGGTATCTTCGCGGCGATCCTGTCCGGCCACGAAGACGACTCGTCCGGCGCGGCGGTGCCGTTGCGACTGCTGGGCGGTCTGCATCGCCTGGTGCTCGACGGCCGGGCATCGGCGTTGCGCCGTTGGTACCCCAGCACCGGCGGCAGCTGGGACGCTGACCGGGCCTGGCCCGAGATCACGGCCATCGCTAGCGAACATGCGGATACCCTGCGCGCCGCCCTGGGTCATCCGCCGCAGACCAACGAGGTCGGCCGCTCGGCAGCGCTGATCGGCGCCCTGCTGCGGGTGAATCACCAAACCCGGCTACCCATACGGCTTTTCGAAATTGGATGCAGCGCCGGACTCAACTTGCGGGCCGATCGCTACCACTACCGCTACGGCGGCGGGCAGTGGGGGCCGGCCACGTCACCGGTCGTCATCGACGACGCGTGGCACGACCAGCTGCCGCCACCCGGCGACGTGCGGATCGTGGCGCGACACGGATACGACATCGCACCGGTCGACGTCACCGGTGACGACGGGGAACTGACCGCGCTCAGCTACGTCTGGCCCGACCAGGCCGCCCGGCTAGCGCGATTGCGCGGCGCGATCGCCGTCGCCCGCGCGGTACCGGCGCAGTTGGTGCGGCAAACGGCGGCCGACGCGGTCGCCGGCATGACTCTGGCCGACAGCACCTTGACGGTGCTGTGGCACTCGATCACCTGGCAATACCTGTCCGAGGAGCAACGCCGCCGCGTGCGTGTCGGGGTGGACGCGTTGGGCGCCCGGGCCCACACCGCCGCGCCGTTCGCCCACGTGACGATGGAGCCGGCCCGCGGGACCGACGGTGCGCTCAGGTTCCTGGTCCGCGCCCGACGCTGGCCCGGCGGCGACTCGGCGGTGCTGGGCGAGTGCCACGCCCACGGCGCCCCGGTGCATTGGCGATAG
- the mftC gene encoding mycofactocin radical SAM maturase (MftC is a radical SAM/SPASM enzyme that catalyzes the first two steps in biosynthesis of the electron carrier mycofactocin from the terminal Val-Tyr dipeptide of the precursor peptide MftA.), producing the protein MTTAAPVPRLVEQFEHGLDAPICLTWELTYACNLACVHCLSSSGKRDPRELSTRQCKDIIDELERMQVFYVNIGGGEPTVRQDFWELVDYATEHHVGVKFSTNGVRITADVATRLASSDYVDVQISLDGATAEVNDAVRGPGSFAMAVRALENLAAAGFKDAKISVVVTRHNVDQLDEFAALASRYGATLRITRLRPSGRGADVWEDLHPTAVQQVQLYDWLVAKGERVLTGDSFFHLAPLGSSGALAGLNMCGAGRVVCLIDPVGDVYACPFAIHDRFLAGNVLADGGFDNVWKNAPLFRELREPQSAGACGSCGHYDSCRGGCMAAKFFTGLPMDGPDPECVQGHSAAALARDRETPRPRADHSRGQRARQPVPLTLSVRPPQQPPARLCNESPV; encoded by the coding sequence ATGACAACGGCGGCCCCGGTACCCCGGCTTGTCGAACAGTTCGAGCACGGGCTGGACGCGCCCATCTGCCTGACGTGGGAGCTCACCTACGCGTGCAACCTGGCTTGCGTGCACTGCCTATCCTCTTCGGGCAAGCGCGATCCACGAGAGTTGTCGACCCGCCAGTGTAAGGACATCATCGACGAGCTGGAACGCATGCAGGTGTTCTACGTAAACATTGGCGGTGGGGAACCCACAGTGCGCCAAGACTTTTGGGAGCTCGTCGACTATGCCACCGAGCACCACGTCGGCGTGAAGTTTTCGACGAACGGGGTCCGCATCACCGCGGACGTCGCCACGCGACTGGCGTCCAGCGATTACGTGGACGTGCAGATCTCACTGGACGGCGCGACGGCCGAGGTCAACGACGCCGTCCGGGGGCCCGGCTCGTTCGCCATGGCGGTGCGTGCCTTGGAGAATCTGGCCGCGGCCGGATTCAAAGACGCCAAGATCTCCGTCGTCGTCACCCGGCACAACGTTGACCAGCTCGATGAATTCGCCGCCCTGGCGAGCCGTTACGGTGCCACGCTGCGAATCACTCGGTTGCGCCCCTCGGGTCGCGGCGCGGACGTCTGGGAAGACCTACACCCGACCGCGGTCCAGCAGGTGCAGCTGTACGACTGGCTGGTCGCCAAGGGGGAGCGGGTGCTCACCGGCGACTCCTTCTTCCATCTGGCGCCGCTGGGGTCCTCCGGCGCGCTGGCCGGTCTGAACATGTGTGGAGCCGGCCGGGTGGTGTGCTTGATCGACCCGGTGGGCGACGTCTACGCTTGCCCGTTCGCGATCCATGACCGGTTCCTGGCCGGAAATGTGTTGGCTGACGGCGGATTCGACAATGTGTGGAAGAATGCTCCACTGTTCCGTGAGTTGCGCGAACCGCAATCGGCGGGTGCCTGTGGCAGTTGCGGGCATTACGACAGCTGCCGCGGTGGCTGCATGGCCGCCAAGTTTTTCACCGGCCTGCCGATGGATGGGCCCGATCCCGAATGTGTGCAGGGGCACAGCGCGGCGGCGCTGGCCCGCGACCGGGAAACACCGCGCCCGCGCGCCGACCACTCGCGTGGGCAGCGAGCCCGCCAACCGGTGCCGTTGACCCTGTCGGTGCGGCCGCCGCAACAGCCGCCGGCACGGCTGTGCAACGAAAGCCCGGTGTAG
- a CDS encoding PE family protein produces MSYVNATPEYVAAAASDLAKIGTAINYANSAAAGATQVVQAAGADAVSTSIAQLFGAHAQAYQAISAQAALFHEQFVQLMSGGATQYADTEVVNAAPLQAAAQPVLGASNAATHALSAQQPLIGAAAQAGSVASGVPAAAAAPAAAAAPSGVAASAAPAAATVTPMAATTASVAAAPAGSVGPANSANPSGTAVTPAHTAPYAPAATTAVASAAPDASGPLGASAAPVSAEAAGLSSATMLPAAMRPASNTPATPSPANSPKEQPPAPRR; encoded by the coding sequence ATGTCGTACGTGAATGCGACGCCGGAGTATGTGGCGGCCGCGGCATCAGACCTGGCGAAAATCGGCACCGCGATCAATTACGCCAACTCGGCCGCGGCGGGTGCCACCCAAGTGGTTCAGGCCGCCGGTGCGGACGCCGTGTCGACGAGTATTGCGCAGTTGTTCGGCGCGCACGCCCAGGCCTACCAGGCGATCAGCGCCCAGGCGGCGCTGTTCCACGAGCAGTTCGTGCAGCTGATGAGCGGTGGCGCGACGCAGTACGCCGACACCGAGGTGGTCAACGCCGCGCCGCTGCAGGCCGCCGCGCAACCCGTACTGGGCGCGTCCAACGCTGCGACTCACGCGCTGAGCGCGCAGCAACCGTTGATTGGCGCTGCGGCACAAGCGGGTTCGGTGGCGTCGGGGGTACCGGCGGCGGCGGCCGCGCCAGCAGCGGCCGCGGCGCCGAGCGGGGTCGCGGCAAGCGCGGCGCCCGCGGCGGCGACCGTTACCCCGATGGCTGCGACCACGGCGTCGGTCGCGGCTGCTCCGGCCGGTTCGGTTGGCCCGGCCAACTCGGCCAATCCGTCTGGGACCGCGGTGACGCCGGCGCACACCGCCCCGTATGCGCCGGCCGCGACTACGGCGGTGGCATCCGCTGCCCCCGACGCGTCGGGCCCGCTCGGCGCCTCGGCCGCGCCGGTAAGCGCGGAAGCTGCGGGATTGTCGTCGGCCACCATGCTTCCGGCGGCCATGCGGCCGGCATCGAACACTCCGGCCACGCCCTCCCCGGCAAACTCGCCCAAGGAGCAACCACCCGCCCCGCGTCGCTGA
- a CDS encoding SHOCT domain-containing protein produces MLARYLKTQLVVLLCGGLVGPIFLVVYFTLGLGDLLQWMFYVGLLITVADVLIALALTNYGAKSAAKSALLEQHGVLALAQITGLTETGTRINDQPLVKVDLYISGPGFTPFNTQDRVVASVTRLGNLTARKLVVLLDPATQEYQIDWERSALVNGLVPAQFTVAEDNRTYDLSGQAGPLMEILQLLKANNIPLNRMVDVRSNPALREQIHAVVRRAAEQAPAAQGAPAGATSVVTPPQPSISERLQQLETLRASGALTDEEYNARRTQIISEI; encoded by the coding sequence GTGTTAGCGCGCTACCTGAAGACCCAGTTGGTGGTTTTGCTGTGCGGCGGTTTGGTCGGACCGATCTTCCTGGTCGTCTACTTCACCCTCGGCCTGGGCGACTTGCTGCAATGGATGTTCTACGTCGGCCTGCTCATCACGGTGGCCGACGTCCTGATCGCGCTCGCGCTGACCAACTACGGCGCCAAGTCGGCGGCCAAGTCGGCGTTGCTGGAGCAGCACGGCGTGCTGGCCCTTGCGCAGATCACCGGGCTCACCGAAACAGGAACCCGGATCAATGATCAGCCGCTGGTGAAGGTGGACCTGTACATCTCGGGTCCCGGGTTCACGCCGTTCAACACCCAGGACCGGGTAGTCGCCAGCGTGACCAGATTGGGCAACCTCACCGCACGCAAGCTGGTTGTCCTGCTCGACCCGGCCACGCAGGAATACCAAATCGACTGGGAGCGAAGCGCTTTGGTGAACGGGCTGGTGCCCGCCCAGTTTACGGTGGCCGAGGACAACAGGACCTACGATCTCAGCGGGCAGGCCGGCCCGCTGATGGAGATCCTGCAGCTGCTCAAGGCCAACAACATTCCGCTGAACCGAATGGTCGACGTTCGGTCGAACCCGGCGCTGCGCGAACAGATTCACGCCGTGGTACGCCGTGCGGCCGAGCAGGCACCGGCGGCGCAGGGCGCACCGGCCGGTGCAACCTCGGTCGTCACGCCGCCGCAGCCGTCCATCAGCGAGCGACTTCAGCAGCTCGAGACCTTGCGTGCCAGCGGCGCTTTGACCGACGAGGAGTACAACGCCCGGCGCACCCAGATCATCTCGGAGATTTGA